The region TGGGTGATATCTATTAAATTGTCATCTCCAGTAAATAGCAATGTCTTAATTAGGTGACATCtattaaattgctatcttcagtagatagcaatgtcttcataGAGTGATACCTATCAAATTgctagttaaatttggtgtcaaattaaagcttgtgatgagaccaatacagtaaataTAATAcaagttgtaaaaagttattaacatttgaataattagcATCTGAGACATCAGACATCATGGAGGTATTTTAAATGTGTCcaaagttgtagaaacattaggaatcttaatcgtgatcattaaatggtacagaacgacagaacatatagagtattcatttatgcattacatTACACTATTAAGGGAGCTCAATTATGACCCCTACCCTCCCTCAGATATGTGAGGAGGGGGCCGGGAGGTCATCTtttgtgcggttacattaatgactttacccaccccgggggtacattgagggcatcttatacccactaatgtgacgtatagacctaAGCACACaacacatacacaaacccatctcaatatgtgacttgaccttgaccgtggtgacgtttgaaaaatggcttaaaaatcgaaattttagcctccattttcccccctcccctcaagatgtgggtgatatatccaatatttgtaatgagtgaattttatttacaacttagggaacaagttatgtaatgaaagatcaagctaaattatcaataatattaccaccatatccaatgttttcaaaaatgttgattatcttcaactgatcctttaattcttttgaggagtgtataaacccgacattaaaatgttttgaataaaaacaaaacctgtttaCAAcacaacttttttcaaaattttttatcttTACTGGGTTGATAATTGTCAATGTTGTTACTGCAGTACAGTGGAGCTTTGACTGCAATTTTTCTAGTTTAGTCATCAAATTTTGCATCAAGTGCATCAAACCGTTTTTCAATGTAGCTCCTTAGTGATGCAATTGAATTTGTTACTTGATCTGAAATATTCTGAGCACCTTCACTAAATAACAGCTGCCCTATTTGCTTTTGCACACCAATAAGAGTACCCCGAGCACTTTCACTACCCAAACGAACAGCAGTCACATTCGTCCTTGTTTGCTTTTGCACACCATTAAGGCTACTCGGACCACCTTCGCTACTAATACGAACAGCTGCCATCACAttcgtctttgtttgcttttgtacaCCATTAAGGCTATTCGGAGTCGGGCTCGGAATCCATTCACTACCCATACGAATAGCTGCCACATTCGTCCTTGTTTGCTTTTGCACACCATTAAGGCTATTCGGAGCACCTTCGCTACCTATACGAACAGCTGCCACATTCGTCCTTGTTTGCTTTTGCACACCATTAAGGCTACTCGGAGCACCTTCGCTACCCATACGAACAGCTGCTACATTCTTCCTTGTTTGCTTTTGCACACCATTAAGGCTATCTGGAGCACCTTCACTGCCCATACGAACAGCTGTCACACTCGTCCTTGTTTGCTTTTGCACACCATTAAAGCTACTCGGAGCACCTTCGCTACCCATTCGAACAGCTGCCACACTCGTCCTTGTTTGCTTTTGCACACCATTAAGGCTACTCAGAGCACCTTCGCTACCCATACGAACAGCTGGAACATTCGTCCTTGTTTGCTTTTGCACATTATTAAGGCTACTCGGAGCACCTTCGCTACCCATACGAACAGCTGCCACATGCAATCTGGTTTGCTTTTTCACACCATCAAGGGTGCCGTCATCTAGGGCGCATAACAGCTTCCCTGTGTAATGATAAAAAAATTGAGTGCTTTCAATCGGTCATTTAAATTTCAAAGTACCATTGTTTTATTTGCATCatgcaaacatgtttaatatattGTGTTACAAACTGAGCagtcttaaggttagcaactattttaaaccgttgtgatttggtagttcacagcatgatCAACactgatttaaataatgaattttttttggctgcttcggaCGCCATC is a window of Amphiura filiformis chromosome 2, Afil_fr2py, whole genome shotgun sequence DNA encoding:
- the LOC140136343 gene encoding uncharacterized protein, coding for MDYAKCVKVRPYVCKYCGKMSGDFTRYHSHMRRHRVKIQTYWYSSSLHQSFGTDTTCVNTAQGCLSPSCPPNGRSCNNKRKRGVQHKSCPKCNSINPNAQQKCISCGQTFSKRVKNLDEFKTKVPLCKIKKNIEKRMYQANASYGTHCLSLCFDHNPSRNHSKVMCTPGLGQRFREQYPQVEQLWQHFMYQETGGVQKILQQQETRKRKLLCALDDGTLDGVKKQTRLHVAAVRMGSEGAPSSLNNVQKQTRTNVPAVRMGSEGALSSLNGVQKQTRTSVAAVRMGSEGAPSSFNGVQKQTRTSVTAVRMGSEGAPDSLNGVQKQTRKNVAAVRMGSEGAPSSLNGVQKQTRTNVAAVRIGSEGAPNSLNGVQKQTRTNVAAIRMGSEWIPSPTPNSLNGVQKQTKTNVMAAVRISSEGGPSSLNGVQKQTRTNVTAVRLGSESARGTLIGVQKQIGQLLFSEGAQNISDQVTNSIASLRSYIEKRFDALDAKFDD